One window of Alosa sapidissima isolate fAloSap1 chromosome 21, fAloSap1.pri, whole genome shotgun sequence genomic DNA carries:
- the tmem106bb gene encoding transmembrane protein 106B, with protein sequence MGKSMSHLSKGSHDDCQDSLTSSCPDQGDDGKPGGDVSQFPYVEFTGRDSVTCPTCQGTGRIPRGQENQLVALIPYSDQRLRPRRTKLYVTASVVVCLLISSLAVFFLFPRSIDVSYVGVKSVYVTYDQSKRIVYLNVTNTLNITNNNYYSVEVANITAQVQFSKTVIGKSRISNITTIGPLDMKQIDYTVPTTIADEMSYMYDYCTLQTIKVHNIVVMMQVMVTTVYFGHAEQVSQEMYQYVDCGGNTTSLHTHSVANMLPPHA encoded by the exons ATGGGGAAGTCTATGTCCCACCTGTCCAAGGGTTCCCATGACGACTGCCAGGACAGCCTGACGTCATCGTGCCCAGACCAAGGGGATGATGGGAAGCCTGGCGGAGACGTGTCGCAGTTCCCCTACGTGGAATTCACCGGACGAGACAGCGtcacctgccccacctgccagGGCACTGGCAGGATCCCTCGAG GTCAGGAGAACCAGTTGGTGGCTCTGATTCCCTACAGTGACCAGAGACTGAGGCCGAGGAGAAC TAAGCTCTACGTGACGGCCTCGGTGGTGGTGTGTCTGCTGATCTCCAGCCTGGCGGTGTTCTTCCTGTTCCCGCGCTCCATCGACGTCTCCTACGTCGGGGTCAAGTCCGTCTACGTCACCTACGACCAGAGCAAGCGCATCGTCTATCTCAACGTCACT aacaCGCTAAACATCACCAACAACAATTACTACTCTGTGGAGGTGGCAAACATCACGGCACAGGTGCAGTTCTCCAAGACGGTGATCGGCAAGTCTCGCATCAGCAACATCACCACCATTGGACCTCTGGACATgaaacag ATTGATTACACCGTGCCAACCACTATAGCGGATGAGATGAGCTACATGTA TGACTATTGCACCCTGCAGACCATTAAGGTGCACAACATCGTGGTTATGATGCA GGTGATGGTGACCACGGTGTACTTCGGCCACGCTGAGCAGGTCTCCCAGGAGATGTACCAGTACGTGGACTGCGGTGGCAACACCacctcactccacacacactctgtggccAACATGCTGCCCCCGCACGCGTAA
- the LOC121696121 gene encoding uncharacterized protein LOC121696121: MNLECRLDASLPLLEAPHSGVMEPTVILMTAAGEDLSGAAGVIPLAGAHTGAGFGEVQGLIQLPVAPGARPGAADGGLQLTGAGLGRVVPFMEPAQGPGVFTALPGNLLLQPAPLVHHQVAPPPKGKCKRRKKSPAPKRRRDPNSFHEKYRRLMAKMEEEAEMAPPGAEEGKCTQPCAGYGGDAGYSLCDPGAHDQNGQGPFYGGYYDNGVSEAAATDLVCGDPQQWPAGPALPCPDTWLAVSPPPLMSGWVAVEPPGGLEAALELLFPDQPDPETERQEQLLSTYAPISDNVGRHGYPELLVGEDSKYGGDAAGLDDLTLLDWAFLTHMFPGHTPLDTRLDTHTQLWNPGNDGSYSNALHHNAWACHQNADAVYATSAASIGPIRSESLQLRVDPDVGHTMCAEVEGCSTNQLEGGGTWHNNLRHIWKLSGQCEAV, from the exons ATGAACTTAGAGTGCAGGCTTGATGCTTCTCTGCCCCTGCTTGAAGCTCCACACAGTG GTGTGATGGAGCCCACTGTGATCCTCATGACTGCTGCAGGGGAGGACCTCAGTGGAGCCGCTGGGGTGATCCCGCTAGCAGGTGCCCATACAGGGGCAGGTTTTGGGGAAGTACAGGGGCTGATTCAGCTCCCTGTTGCACCTGGGGCAAGACCGGGTGCAGCTGATGGAGGACTCCAGCTGACGGGTGCAGGACTGGGTAGGGTGGTGCCGTTCATGGAGCCGGCCCAAGGCCCCGGCGTGTTCACAGCCCTGCCTGGGAACCTCCTCCTGCAGCCTGCGCCCCTGGtccaccaccaggtggcacCACCTCCCAAGGGAAAGTGCAAGAGGCGCAAGAAGTCCCCAGCCCCCAAAAGGCGCAGGGACCCCAACAGCTTCCACGAGAAGTACCGCAGGCTCATGgccaagatggaggaggaggccgagATGGCGCCCCCTGGGGCCGAGGAAGGGAAGTGCACCCAGCCCTGCGCCGGCTATGGCGGAGACGCCGGCTACTCTCTCTGTGACCCTGGGGCCCACGATCAGAACGGCCAGGGGCCTTTCTACGGAGGTTACTATGACAACGGCGTCTCTGAGGCCGCGGCCACGGACCTGGTGTGTGGAGATCCGCAGCAGTGGCCGGCTGGTCCAGCGCTGCCCTGCCCAGACACCTGGCTGGCcgtctccccccctcccctcatgTCTGGCTGGGTAGCGGtggagccccctggtggcctgGAGGCCGCACTGGAGCTGCTGTTCCCAGATCAGCCGGACCCGGAGACGGAGAGACAGGAGCAGCTCCTGAGCACCTACGCGCCCATCTCGGACAACGTGGGTCGCCACGGCTACCCGGAGCTGCTCGTTGGGGAGGACAGTAAGTACGGAGGCGACGCGGCGGGACTGGATGACCTCACCCTGCTGGACTGGGCTTTCCTCACACACATGTTTCCTGGACACACGCCGCTGGACACTCggctcgacacacacacacagctgtggaaCCCTGGGAATGACGGTTCCTACAGCAACGCACTCCATCACAATGCATGGGCGTGTCATCAGAATGCTGATGCTGTCTACGCCACATCAGCGGCTAGTATTGGACCAATCAGGAGTGAGAGCCTGCAGTTGAGGGTGGATCCAGATGTGGGCCATACCATGTGTGCCGAAGTGGAGGGGTGCAGCACGAATCagctggagggggggggcacatgGCATAACaatctcaga CACATCTGGAAACTCAGTGGTCAGTGTGAAGCTGTGTAG